A genome region from Chengkuizengella sp. SCS-71B includes the following:
- a CDS encoding DUF58 domain-containing protein yields MANYSSKYAAISPNQKLRYWIIYTIMFCSLLFVIFQGGKLAYMIFIIVVILGAYILSGKWSGIKYVKGNRNLMNQKGVNIPGGSSIHVQLNFDFPGFWPIPYVIIRDQLVRKNGESSVYESTIIPDWKRKGELQYVIPSLKRGFYHFSNTTCSTEDIFGIIEHQGQIKMSLSFKVLPKIIELPRWQFIDDVLKGTQNSSMITLSSRGTSQINGVRDYVYGDRISRIHWNATARTGALKSKDFERESLPRMMIILDCDQGVYDDSKHFETAVSVAASFLKYGIKHQQMAQGYISFGSNPAYFEPAQGQAHFENILNHLIEVEPEGNYSLLEMMKKHKRFFSEGTLCLLISPRKNNDIIQTLNWIKHSDMNSCYVCVTDPFYSESSIPWFKTIQSKGFYSLEIKHLEDLPSKIGGET; encoded by the coding sequence ATGGCAAATTATTCGTCTAAGTATGCAGCGATATCTCCTAATCAAAAGTTAAGATATTGGATCATTTATACGATCATGTTTTGTAGTTTATTATTTGTAATATTTCAAGGCGGTAAATTAGCCTATATGATTTTTATTATTGTTGTTATTTTAGGAGCATATATTCTTTCGGGAAAATGGAGCGGAATCAAATATGTGAAGGGTAATAGAAATTTAATGAACCAAAAAGGAGTAAATATACCTGGAGGCAGTTCAATTCATGTTCAATTAAATTTTGATTTTCCAGGTTTTTGGCCCATTCCCTATGTCATAATTAGAGATCAATTAGTTAGAAAAAATGGAGAAAGCTCTGTTTATGAATCTACAATTATTCCAGATTGGAAAAGAAAAGGAGAATTACAATATGTTATTCCTTCTTTAAAAAGAGGTTTTTATCATTTTTCTAACACGACATGTTCTACAGAGGATATTTTTGGAATTATAGAACATCAAGGACAAATAAAAATGAGCCTTTCCTTTAAAGTGCTTCCCAAAATTATTGAACTGCCTCGTTGGCAATTCATAGATGATGTTTTGAAAGGCACTCAAAATTCCTCCATGATTACTTTATCATCTAGAGGTACTTCTCAAATTAATGGAGTGAGAGATTATGTATATGGGGATCGAATTTCAAGAATACATTGGAATGCCACTGCTAGAACAGGTGCATTAAAATCCAAAGACTTTGAGCGAGAATCACTTCCACGAATGATGATTATACTAGACTGTGATCAAGGGGTTTATGATGATTCGAAACATTTTGAAACGGCAGTATCCGTTGCGGCTTCGTTCTTGAAATATGGCATTAAACATCAACAAATGGCTCAAGGGTATATTTCTTTTGGAAGCAACCCTGCCTACTTTGAACCAGCACAAGGACAAGCCCACTTCGAAAATATACTAAACCATTTAATAGAAGTAGAGCCAGAAGGGAATTACAGTTTACTAGAAATGATGAAAAAACATAAACGTTTCTTCTCTGAAGGCACCTTGTGTCTTCTTATTAGCCCTAGAAAGAATAATGACATCATTCAAACATTAAATTGGATAAAACATTCAGATATGAACAGTTGTTATGTCTGTGTTACTGATCCATTTTATTCTGAGTCAAGCATCCCTTGGTTTAAAACGATTCAATCTAAAGGGTTTTATAGTTTAGAAATAAAACATTTAGAGGATCTTCCAAGCAAAATAGGGGGTGAGACATAA
- a CDS encoding MoxR family ATPase, protein MEAFTKEEFAVAKLLKGNLETCILGKSEEIELLLTVLLAEGHVLLEDVPGTGKTVLIKSLAKSIDGQFHRIQCNPDLLPTDITGVSIYHPKDDSFVFRPGPVLTNILLIDEINRATTKTQAALLEAMEEKSVTVDGVSHELPKPFMMLATQNPIDFAGTYLLPEAQLDRFMMKFSLGYPDEATELNMVNAYSRNNPLLDLKPVTDMETILNIQEKVKHVHIDQAVSQYAIAIARNTRQHKSILLGASPRATLALIHAAKALAFLKERDYVIPDDIKQLTPYVLNHRMILQSDERMEGNTVETVLETIMEQVTVPVKLRME, encoded by the coding sequence ATGGAAGCGTTTACGAAAGAAGAATTTGCTGTTGCTAAATTGTTGAAAGGAAATTTGGAAACTTGTATTTTGGGTAAATCAGAAGAAATTGAACTTTTACTCACTGTGTTATTAGCTGAAGGACATGTATTGCTTGAGGATGTCCCAGGTACAGGTAAAACCGTATTAATTAAATCATTAGCAAAGTCAATTGATGGCCAGTTCCATCGCATTCAGTGTAACCCAGATTTATTGCCAACAGATATTACAGGCGTTTCCATTTATCACCCAAAAGATGATTCATTTGTTTTTCGTCCTGGTCCTGTTTTAACAAATATTTTGCTCATTGATGAAATCAATAGAGCAACTACTAAAACACAAGCCGCATTACTAGAAGCAATGGAGGAAAAGAGTGTGACTGTAGATGGTGTCAGCCACGAATTACCGAAGCCGTTTATGATGCTAGCTACACAAAATCCAATAGATTTTGCAGGTACATATCTGCTTCCTGAAGCACAGTTAGATCGTTTTATGATGAAGTTTAGCCTGGGATATCCAGATGAAGCAACTGAGTTGAACATGGTAAATGCATATAGTCGAAACAATCCATTGTTAGATTTAAAGCCAGTCACTGACATGGAAACGATTTTAAACATACAAGAGAAGGTAAAACATGTTCATATTGATCAAGCTGTGTCTCAATATGCCATTGCAATTGCAAGAAATACACGTCAACACAAATCAATCTTATTAGGGGCAAGTCCTAGAGCTACACTAGCTTTAATTCATGCAGCAAAAGCGTTGGCTTTTCTAAAAGAAAGAGATTATGTAATACCAGATGATATAAAACAATTAACACCATACGTATTAAACCATAGAATGATACTGCAATCTGATGAACGTATGGAAGGAAATACGGTTGAAACCGTACTGGAAACTATTATGGAACAAGTTACCGTACCCGTTAAATTACGAATGGAGTAA
- the spoVAE gene encoding stage V sporulation protein AE yields the protein MQYFWAFVVGGGVCVIGQFLLDVGRMTPAHTMSTLVVAGAVLDGIGWYEPFEDFAGAGATVPITSFGNALVHGALAELERDGYIGVITGIFEVTSAGVSAAIIFSFLAALVFKPKG from the coding sequence ATACAATATTTTTGGGCATTTGTAGTTGGAGGCGGAGTCTGTGTAATCGGACAATTTTTATTGGATGTAGGAAGAATGACCCCAGCTCACACGATGAGTACACTTGTTGTAGCAGGTGCAGTACTTGATGGTATTGGCTGGTATGAACCTTTTGAGGATTTTGCAGGAGCAGGTGCTACTGTACCGATTACAAGCTTTGGGAATGCACTTGTACACGGGGCATTAGCTGAGTTAGAAAGAGATGGTTATATAGGTGTCATAACAGGGATTTTTGAGGTAACAAGTGCTGGTGTCTCGGCGGCTATTATATTCTCATTTCTTGCTGCATTGGTGTTTAAACCAAAAGGATAA
- the spoVAD gene encoding stage V sporulation protein AD gives MLQGHQSWKFENKPVIISTATIVGPEEGKGPLVNDFDIIHEDNWIGQDSWEQAEQKFMEETVKLAIKKANLTSDGIDFYLGGDLMNQIISNSFTARTLAVPYLGVFGACSTSMVSLSLSSLLVNSGAANHVACGACSHNSSVEKQFRYPTEYGSQKPPTAQYTVTGAGASIIAKEGNGPRVTGATIGKVVDMGITDPFNMGVAMAPAAVDTIEAHLRDFQITPDHYDLIVTGDLAKVGHQIATDLFHKHKIPIDQTEFKDCGLMIYELDSYLIIAGGSGCGCSAVVTYGHLMKKLRNGELNRILVVATGALHSPISYQQGESIPCIAHAVSIESE, from the coding sequence ATGTTGCAAGGGCATCAAAGCTGGAAGTTTGAAAATAAACCTGTTATTATCTCAACAGCCACAATAGTAGGACCTGAAGAAGGAAAGGGACCTCTTGTGAATGATTTTGATATTATTCATGAGGATAACTGGATAGGTCAAGATAGCTGGGAACAAGCAGAGCAAAAATTCATGGAAGAGACTGTGAAGTTGGCAATTAAAAAAGCAAACCTTACTTCAGATGGGATCGACTTCTATTTAGGAGGGGATCTTATGAATCAAATCATTAGTAACAGCTTTACAGCTAGAACTTTAGCTGTACCTTATTTGGGAGTATTTGGTGCATGTTCAACTTCAATGGTAAGTTTATCGTTATCTTCTTTACTGGTTAATTCTGGAGCTGCAAATCATGTGGCCTGTGGTGCTTGCAGCCATAACAGTTCTGTGGAAAAACAGTTTAGATATCCTACAGAATACGGTTCACAAAAACCTCCAACAGCACAATATACAGTTACTGGTGCCGGAGCTTCTATCATTGCTAAAGAAGGGAATGGACCTAGAGTTACTGGCGCCACGATTGGAAAAGTGGTGGATATGGGGATTACAGACCCCTTTAATATGGGAGTAGCTATGGCACCAGCGGCAGTGGATACGATTGAGGCTCACTTAAGAGATTTTCAAATTACACCTGATCATTATGATTTAATTGTGACAGGAGACTTAGCAAAAGTTGGTCATCAAATTGCTACAGATTTGTTTCACAAGCATAAAATTCCGATAGATCAAACGGAATTTAAAGATTGTGGACTAATGATTTACGAACTTGATTCTTATTTAATTATTGCAGGTGGAAGTGGATGTGGATGTTCTGCAGTAGTTACATATGGTCATTTAATGAAAAAATTACGTAATGGAGAACTGAATCGAATACTCGTTGTTGCAACAGGGGCATTACACTCCCCTATATCATATCAGCAAGGTGAGAGTATTCCTTGCATTGCACATGCAGTAAGCATAGAAAGTGAATGA
- the spoVAC gene encoding stage V sporulation protein AC, which yields MANKKKKTLTPVQQQYQSFAKEREPQRPVIKNSIRAFFAGGTICLIGQGIQDAMVHWLHFEEDKAGDPTVAILILISIILTSLGVYDKFAQWAGAGSAVPVTGFANSMCSAALEHRSEGYVLGVGGNMFKLAGSVIVFGVVAAFIIGIIHIFIGTGGA from the coding sequence ATGGCGAATAAAAAGAAAAAAACGTTAACTCCTGTACAGCAGCAATATCAATCATTTGCAAAGGAGAGGGAACCTCAAAGACCTGTAATTAAAAATTCGATACGTGCATTTTTTGCTGGAGGTACCATTTGTTTGATCGGACAAGGTATTCAAGACGCAATGGTACATTGGTTACATTTTGAAGAAGACAAAGCGGGTGACCCAACGGTTGCAATATTAATACTCATTTCCATCATTTTAACCAGCTTAGGTGTATATGATAAATTTGCACAATGGGCAGGAGCAGGATCAGCCGTACCTGTTACAGGATTTGCGAATTCCATGTGCTCTGCAGCTTTAGAACACCGTAGTGAAGGTTATGTGCTTGGCGTCGGTGGTAATATGTTTAAACTTGCTGGTTCTGTTATTGTATTTGGTGTTGTTGCAGCCTTTATTATTGGGATTATTCACATCTTTATAGGAACCGGAGGAGCTTAA
- a CDS encoding DUF421 domain-containing protein yields the protein MLPEWIQIVWKSLAAIIVMFLLTRLLLGNRQISELNYFQYIVGITIGSLAGFSSIDFLNWGTGLIALTVWALVAFFIEKLLLKSKKIRDLMEGKGTTLIKDGKILEDNMHKVKYNTDDLLSQLRKKNAFNVADVEFAVLETSGDLSVLLKKENQPITPQHLGLKLPNEQESQTVIMDGNVINEPLASIGLNREWLHTELEKLGVTIENVFLAQVDNYGELYVDLYNDQLQVAQPQQKAILLSTLKKCAADIELFSLSTENEDAKKMYETNLMKLNKLISRLTPLLK from the coding sequence TTGCTACCTGAATGGATTCAAATTGTTTGGAAGTCTTTAGCGGCGATTATCGTAATGTTTTTGTTAACTCGTTTATTGCTTGGCAACAGACAAATTTCAGAATTGAATTATTTTCAATATATTGTCGGTATTACCATTGGGAGCTTGGCTGGATTTAGTTCCATAGATTTCTTGAATTGGGGTACTGGATTAATAGCATTAACTGTTTGGGCTTTAGTTGCATTCTTTATTGAGAAATTGTTATTAAAAAGTAAAAAAATTCGGGATTTGATGGAAGGAAAAGGAACTACATTAATTAAGGATGGTAAAATATTGGAAGATAATATGCACAAGGTCAAATATAATACGGATGATTTGTTGTCTCAATTGAGAAAGAAAAACGCTTTTAATGTAGCAGATGTAGAATTTGCAGTATTGGAAACTTCCGGAGATCTTTCTGTTTTATTAAAGAAAGAAAATCAACCTATTACACCTCAACATCTTGGGTTGAAATTACCGAATGAACAAGAATCTCAAACAGTTATCATGGATGGAAATGTGATCAATGAGCCATTGGCATCCATCGGATTAAATCGTGAATGGTTACATACGGAATTAGAAAAACTAGGAGTTACTATAGAAAATGTATTTTTAGCTCAAGTAGATAATTATGGTGAACTCTATGTTGATTTATATAATGACCAGCTTCAAGTTGCACAACCTCAACAAAAGGCTATTTTATTGTCAACATTGAAAAAATGTGCAGCAGATATTGAACTATTCAGTTTATCTACAGAAAATGAAGATGCAAAAAAAATGTATGAAACTAATTTAATGAAGTTAAACAAATTGATATCTAGATTAACACCACTTTTAAAATAA
- a CDS encoding DUF1657 domain-containing protein, which produces MTVASDVKTCLASLKSAQASLEQFALSTQNQAAKTLFENCAQTTQQVVDQIGTRVQQLENEEPQYKGL; this is translated from the coding sequence ATGACTGTAGCATCTGATGTAAAAACATGTTTAGCTTCATTGAAAAGTGCACAAGCAAGCCTTGAACAATTTGCATTAAGTACTCAAAATCAAGCCGCAAAAACTTTATTTGAAAATTGTGCCCAAACTACTCAACAAGTAGTGGACCAAATAGGAACACGAGTTCAGCAGTTAGAAAATGAAGAACCACAGTATAAAGGACTATAA
- a CDS encoding L-lactate dehydrogenase: MDQTDKKTRVVVIGVGAVGSTTAYTLLLRERMTELVLIDHNKQKAVGDALDMNHGIPFTGKTKVWAGDYEDCAEADIVIIAAGAAQKQGESRLDLLKKNVMIFDSIIENVIKYNHHGILLIASNPVDIMSYFSWKKSGFPKNRIIGSGTLLDSSRFKYLIGEKMNVDPRSIHAKIIGEHGDSEVPVWSLANFAGMPLTLSDEDKKQIFENTRDAAYQIIQAKGSTYYAIALALDRICTAILRDESAVLNVSTYIEDYQGVSDVYIGVPCIVDQSGIREVVPITLTEEEQQNFKFSAQKMKEQIEKINAELEKK, encoded by the coding sequence ATGGATCAAACAGATAAAAAAACACGTGTTGTTGTCATAGGAGTTGGAGCAGTTGGTTCTACAACAGCGTATACATTATTACTTCGTGAGCGTATGACGGAACTTGTGTTGATTGATCATAATAAACAAAAAGCTGTAGGTGATGCCTTGGATATGAATCATGGGATACCTTTTACTGGAAAGACAAAGGTGTGGGCTGGAGACTATGAGGATTGTGCAGAAGCGGATATTGTGATTATCGCTGCTGGCGCTGCTCAAAAGCAAGGAGAATCCAGACTTGATTTATTAAAAAAGAATGTAATGATATTTGATAGCATTATTGAAAATGTAATAAAGTATAATCACCATGGAATTTTATTAATTGCTTCAAATCCTGTGGATATTATGTCTTATTTCTCTTGGAAAAAGTCTGGTTTTCCTAAAAATCGAATAATTGGGTCTGGAACACTTTTGGATAGTTCAAGATTTAAATATTTAATTGGTGAAAAAATGAATGTTGATCCGCGAAGTATACATGCAAAAATTATTGGTGAACATGGTGATTCAGAGGTGCCAGTTTGGAGTCTAGCCAATTTTGCTGGTATGCCATTAACTCTTTCTGATGAAGATAAGAAGCAGATTTTTGAAAATACTAGGGATGCAGCATATCAAATCATTCAGGCAAAAGGTTCTACTTATTATGCTATAGCATTAGCCTTGGATCGGATTTGTACAGCAATTTTGCGGGACGAAAGTGCAGTTCTGAATGTGTCTACATATATTGAAGATTATCAAGGGGTTTCAGATGTATATATTGGTGTTCCTTGTATTGTAGATCAATCAGGCATAAGAGAAGTTGTTCCTATAACACTAACGGAAGAAGAGCAACAAAACTTCAAATTTTCAGCACAAAAAATGAAGGAACAAATTGAAAAAATCAACGCCGAGTTAGAGAAAAAATAA
- a CDS encoding PLP-dependent aminotransferase family protein, with the protein MKLLFSESIQQLKTLPTREILKLTQGNDIISFAGGLPAEDFFPDKAIQEAFINVFEQGKQSLQYGITEGHTLLREEISKRMLLKGIQANLDQIQITTGSQQAIDLITKVFINRGDTILIENPTYLAALQVFQGYGANVVGVNSDDDGMDLDDLNEKIKHYQPKFIYVTPTFANPTGRVWSSERKQGILQICKQFETILIEDDPYGEIQFDKAADYSSIYSLHSTNDDFNPVLYTSTFSKIVAPALRTGWVIGEQSIIQQITKAKQTADIHSSMIDQQALYFLLKYFDLDQHIITICNEYKKRKDQMTQLLKQYEIPAKWVEPQGGMFLWLTLQDSKINSAELLKKAVQKGVAFVPGTVFYTGEGEKNTIRLNFTYTPLEQMQIGIERLQHVLS; encoded by the coding sequence GTGAAACTTCTTTTTTCAGAGTCAATACAACAATTAAAAACATTACCTACTCGTGAAATTTTAAAATTAACTCAAGGCAATGATATCATTTCATTCGCAGGGGGATTACCAGCAGAGGATTTTTTCCCTGATAAAGCTATTCAAGAAGCTTTTATTAATGTGTTTGAACAAGGTAAGCAATCACTTCAATATGGGATTACAGAAGGTCATACCCTATTAAGGGAAGAAATTAGCAAAAGGATGTTATTAAAAGGTATTCAAGCGAACTTGGATCAAATTCAAATCACAACAGGTTCTCAACAAGCCATTGATCTCATCACCAAAGTTTTCATAAATCGTGGGGATACTATACTGATTGAAAATCCAACTTATTTAGCTGCATTACAAGTTTTTCAAGGTTATGGGGCAAATGTTGTCGGAGTTAATAGTGATGATGACGGGATGGATCTAGATGATTTAAATGAAAAAATAAAACATTATCAGCCTAAGTTCATTTATGTAACCCCCACCTTTGCAAACCCAACTGGACGTGTATGGAGTAGTGAAAGAAAACAAGGAATACTACAAATTTGTAAACAGTTTGAAACCATTTTAATTGAAGATGATCCATATGGAGAGATTCAGTTTGATAAAGCAGCAGACTATTCTTCTATCTATTCTTTACATTCAACAAATGATGATTTTAATCCAGTACTTTATACAAGTACTTTTTCAAAAATTGTCGCACCTGCACTACGCACAGGTTGGGTTATAGGTGAGCAAAGTATTATTCAACAAATTACAAAAGCAAAACAAACGGCAGATATTCATTCAAGCATGATTGATCAACAAGCTTTATATTTTTTATTAAAATACTTTGATCTTGATCAGCATATCATTACTATTTGTAATGAATACAAAAAGAGAAAAGATCAAATGACACAACTATTAAAACAATATGAAATTCCAGCTAAATGGGTTGAGCCTCAAGGTGGGATGTTCCTCTGGTTGACATTGCAAGATTCTAAAATAAACTCAGCAGAATTATTAAAAAAAGCAGTCCAAAAAGGAGTTGCCTTTGTGCCAGGTACCGTGTTTTATACTGGAGAGGGTGAGAAAAATACGATAAGATTAAATTTCACATATACTCCTTTAGAACAAATGCAAATAGGTATTGAACGACTGCAACATGTATTAAGCTGA
- a CDS encoding alkaline phosphatase family protein: MLILISGLDQNPSELNKNEFNLNTFDYSSLSTKPIVLIIADSIMDEPLQNAIQSGEAPALKYLIDRGKYFPKVVSSYPTMSVTIDSSILTGEYADQHKVPGLVWYSDEEKRVITYGSGMKEIWKHGIYHMILDSLKNLNDKHLNPNVKTIYETLSTNEIDSASINGLIYRGNKTQTLYLPNTFSQFSELPDKINVKAPAFFSFGSLAQMNPKNQNHHVWQRFGLNDQYSTNELLFLIENQILPPFSMVYFPNNDQVVHKKGVDETEGIKKVDEQLQKVLNSYPTWNDAIEKVNWIILGDSGQSKIGKDKEKNLIRLKSLLNEYQIYELGSEVKEHDQILLSVNERMSYIYVLDNNLSLQKIAEKIKEDSRVDFVAWKEEKSVHVLSPDHNGSLSYEPNNVIQDLYEQFWSVNGNLEILDLDFKDNQLQYKTYPDALARLYGALYSHQGRFLVADAKIEYEFTDEYSPIHLGGAGHGSLHADDSFVPMIITGTNSSPKYTRIIDVKDWILQLMDLEKFN, encoded by the coding sequence ATGTTGATTCTTATTTCGGGTTTGGATCAAAACCCTTCTGAATTAAATAAAAATGAATTTAATCTGAATACTTTTGACTATAGTTCCTTATCTACAAAACCTATAGTTTTGATTATCGCAGACTCAATAATGGATGAACCCTTACAAAATGCCATACAAAGTGGTGAAGCTCCAGCTTTAAAATATTTGATAGATAGAGGAAAGTACTTTCCTAAAGTAGTCAGTAGTTATCCAACGATGTCTGTTACAATAGATAGCTCAATATTAACAGGGGAATATGCGGATCAACATAAAGTACCAGGTTTAGTGTGGTATAGCGATGAAGAAAAGCGTGTCATTACATATGGAAGTGGAATGAAGGAAATATGGAAGCATGGTATATACCATATGATATTAGATAGCCTAAAGAATTTAAACGATAAACATTTAAACCCAAATGTGAAAACAATTTATGAGACCCTCTCAACGAATGAAATCGATTCAGCATCAATCAATGGTTTAATTTATAGAGGTAATAAAACTCAAACACTCTATCTACCAAATACCTTTTCACAATTTAGTGAATTACCAGACAAAATCAATGTGAAAGCTCCTGCTTTTTTTTCGTTTGGCAGCTTGGCACAAATGAATCCTAAAAATCAAAACCATCATGTTTGGCAAAGGTTTGGTTTAAATGACCAATATTCTACAAATGAACTATTATTCTTAATTGAAAATCAAATCCTACCCCCTTTTTCAATGGTTTATTTTCCAAACAATGATCAAGTTGTACATAAAAAAGGAGTAGATGAAACTGAAGGAATTAAAAAAGTAGATGAACAGCTGCAAAAGGTTTTAAATTCGTATCCAACCTGGAACGATGCTATAGAAAAAGTAAATTGGATCATATTAGGGGATAGTGGTCAATCCAAGATAGGCAAAGATAAAGAAAAAAATCTAATAAGACTAAAATCATTGTTAAACGAATACCAAATATATGAGCTAGGTTCAGAAGTTAAGGAACACGATCAAATATTGTTAAGTGTAAACGAACGGATGTCTTATATTTATGTATTAGATAATAATCTTTCTTTACAGAAAATAGCTGAGAAAATAAAAGAAGATAGTCGAGTTGATTTTGTAGCGTGGAAAGAAGAAAAATCAGTACATGTGCTCTCCCCGGATCATAATGGCAGTTTAAGCTATGAACCGAATAATGTAATTCAAGATTTGTATGAGCAATTCTGGTCAGTAAATGGAAATTTGGAAATACTAGATCTTGATTTTAAAGATAATCAATTGCAGTATAAAACTTACCCTGATGCGCTTGCCAGATTGTATGGAGCTTTATATTCACATCAAGGCAGGTTTTTAGTAGCAGATGCAAAAATTGAATATGAATTTACAGATGAATACTCACCTATACATTTAGGAGGAGCAGGTCATGGTTCATTACATGCAGATGATTCATTCGTTCCAATGATTATAACAGGAACTAACTCATCTCCTAAATATACAAGGATTATTGATGTTAAGGATTGGATTTTGCAATTGATGGATTTAGAAAAGTTCAATTAA
- a CDS encoding DUF4003 family protein: MEQSLKTKVDEMLDLYFTIEKDFRWENNLSLHFAALTYTQKHIKYEKNKIKNTSDYIKKQTRLFSSFRSNMFMISMLLCSEFDDPESQFLKLLTYEKWFKEAGFKNSEYMPITCYALLLTCEESMMQERIRKSLEIFKEMKKNNPWITSGDDYPLCVMLANSESSVETSMQNIVEIYRALNEHGFRKGNGLQLLSHILSFSDENIQIKSEKCKSIFNQLKKNKLKIDSQYYAALGLITLLDDDQHEVVTNLIEVANYLKGLKKYKWLGRGMNVLLASVIVSKQYIDNKTEQNKLIDTTLSVSIEALIAAQTAASVSAIVATSVAASTINSQ; this comes from the coding sequence ATGGAGCAATCATTAAAAACAAAAGTGGATGAAATGTTAGATCTTTATTTTACAATTGAAAAAGACTTTAGGTGGGAAAACAATCTATCTCTTCACTTTGCTGCACTAACCTATACTCAGAAGCACATTAAATATGAAAAAAACAAGATTAAAAATACTAGTGATTACATAAAAAAACAAACTAGACTGTTTTCAAGCTTTAGAAGTAATATGTTTATGATTTCCATGTTGTTGTGCAGTGAATTTGACGATCCAGAATCACAATTTTTAAAATTGTTAACTTATGAAAAATGGTTTAAAGAAGCAGGCTTTAAAAATAGTGAGTATATGCCTATTACTTGTTATGCATTATTGTTAACTTGTGAAGAAAGCATGATGCAAGAAAGGATAAGGAAATCATTAGAGATATTTAAAGAAATGAAAAAGAATAATCCATGGATTACAAGTGGAGACGATTATCCACTATGTGTGATGTTAGCTAATTCTGAATCATCTGTTGAAACAAGTATGCAAAATATTGTTGAAATTTATAGAGCATTAAATGAGCATGGATTTAGAAAAGGAAATGGTCTGCAGTTGCTTTCTCACATCTTGTCATTTAGCGATGAGAATATTCAAATAAAATCAGAAAAATGTAAAAGTATATTTAATCAATTGAAGAAAAACAAATTGAAAATTGATTCACAGTATTATGCGGCACTTGGATTAATCACCTTATTAGATGATGATCAGCATGAAGTTGTTACTAATTTAATAGAAGTTGCTAACTACTTAAAAGGGCTTAAAAAATATAAGTGGTTAGGAAGAGGAATGAATGTACTTTTAGCTTCTGTTATCGTGAGTAAGCAATATATTGATAATAAAACTGAACAAAACAAGTTGATTGATACAACTTTAAGTGTATCAATTGAAGCATTAATCGCAGCACAGACTGCTGCTTCAGTATCTGCGATTGTCGCAACATCAGTAGCAGCCTCAACTATAAATTCACAATAA
- a CDS encoding DUF3817 domain-containing protein, with protein MNKSIQFFRYVGFAEGLSFLILLFIAMPLKYIFEMPLAVSVVGAIHGGLFILYVLTVLYVATEHKWPLKRTLLAGIASIVPFGPFLFDARILRKS; from the coding sequence TTGAATAAATCAATTCAGTTTTTTCGTTATGTTGGGTTTGCAGAAGGATTATCTTTCCTTATCCTACTCTTTATCGCAATGCCTCTTAAGTACATTTTTGAAATGCCATTAGCAGTTTCAGTTGTTGGGGCTATTCACGGAGGTTTATTTATTCTTTATGTACTTACTGTTCTTTATGTTGCAACAGAACATAAATGGCCATTGAAAAGAACTTTACTTGCAGGAATAGCTTCTATTGTTCCATTTGGACCGTTTTTATTTGATGCACGTATTTTACGAAAAAGTTAG